In Zingiber officinale cultivar Zhangliang chromosome 6A, Zo_v1.1, whole genome shotgun sequence, a single genomic region encodes these proteins:
- the LOC121998154 gene encoding 10 kDa chaperonin, mitochondrial-like, whose amino-acid sequence MAKRLLPLLNRVLVDKIVPPSKTSAGILLPEKTTKLNSGKVIAVGPGARDRNGNIIPVTVKEGDIVLLPEYGGTEVKLGDKEYHIFREDDILGTLHD is encoded by the exons ATGGCGAAGCGTCTGCTTCCTCTGCTTAACCGTGTGCTCGTAGATAAGATCGTCCCTCCTTCCAAGACCAGTGCCGGGATCCTTCTCCCGGAGAAGACAACCAAG TTGAACTCTGGAAAAGTTATAGCGGTAGGCCCTGGAGCACGCGATAGAAATGGAAATATCATCCCAGTCACTGTGAAGGAAGGAGATATAGTTTTGCTGCCAGAATATGGTGGAACTGAGGTCAAGCTTGGTGATAAAGA GTATCACATCTTCAGAGAAGACGACATTCTTGGTACCCTTCATGACTGA